AGCACCTCGATGTGCATCGGCGCCTCGACGGCGACCTCGGCTCCGGCCGGCAGTGGCACCCCCGCCTCGATCTCCAGCTCACCGGCCATGTCGATCACGTGGTACCGGATGAAGTCCGGGCCGGGCGGGATGACCCCCTGGGCGGCCACCCACGCGATCAGCTCGGACAGGGTGCCGAAGAACCCGCCGATGGTCCGCATGGTGACCGACCGCCTGATCCCCACGTACGGCTGGGCGGCCCGCTCGACGATCACCGGCGTCACCGATGGCTGCGATGTCATGGATTTACGACACCATCCCGGTACGACAAACATGGG
Above is a window of Micromonospora rifamycinica DNA encoding:
- a CDS encoding GyrI-like domain-containing protein, with protein sequence MTSQPSVTPVIVERAAQPYVGIRRSVTMRTIGGFFGTLSELIAWVAAQGVIPPGPDFIRYHVIDMAGELEIEAGVPLPAGAEVAVEAPMHIEVLPAGRYLTTTHVGDPDDLVAVTGAFLAWAEQHGMRWDAHDTDAGERWGCRLEIYHSGPDDNPDRNTWETQLAFRLAD